A window from Verrucomicrobiota bacterium encodes these proteins:
- a CDS encoding thioredoxin domain-containing protein: MSTKQVAHPHTNRLAREKSPYLLQHQHNPVDWFAWGEEAFAKARAENKPILLSIGYSTCHWCHVMERESFEDEKLAAYLNRHFVSIKVDREERPDVDKIYMTAVQAMGEGGGWPLNVFLTPDLKPFYGGTYFPPEPKYGRPSFLQVLERIQDLWQTRREDIGNSAGKLHEHLANATELEAAPGILLTPAILETAARKFKSEYDPRHGGFGNAPKFPRPSQPAILLRHGVRAGDPEAIKMVLHTCERMAAGGMYDQLGGGFARYSVDAQWLVPHFEKMLYDNAQLVHLYLDAHLISGEARFADTARDILRYILRDMTHREGGFYSAEDADSEGKEGKFYCWTRDELSKLLTTEEFNVAVRFFGITEAGNFVDHSDPNPLPNQNVLSIVDPNLSPGDQSLLVSAKRKMFDARARRVRPHLDDKVLASWNGLMLGAIARAYAVLGDENYRAAAEKNFSLLQAKLWDAKTKTLYHRWRDGERDSVQLLDAYANLLAGTIGLYEATLAAQHLEFALALAESMLEKFYDQKEGGFWQSAADSKDLILRIKEDYDGAEPSGNSVAVLALLKLAAITDRPEFKQAAEKTLRLLAERMQQIPQAVPYLLLGLDFWLEEPKRVVIAGDPKSPVTRELLRAAHTVYQPVKVVLSNTGPVEPFATTLPLHEGKPTAYLCTGKACQPPTHDRETVAKFLK, encoded by the coding sequence ATGTCCACCAAACAAGTCGCACATCCCCACACCAATCGGTTGGCGCGGGAGAAGTCGCCGTATCTGCTCCAACACCAGCACAACCCGGTCGATTGGTTCGCGTGGGGCGAGGAGGCGTTCGCCAAGGCGCGCGCCGAAAACAAACCCATCCTGCTCAGCATCGGCTACTCCACCTGCCATTGGTGCCACGTCATGGAACGCGAATCGTTTGAAGACGAAAAACTGGCAGCGTATTTGAACCGGCACTTCGTCAGCATCAAGGTCGATCGCGAGGAGCGGCCCGACGTCGATAAGATCTACATGACCGCCGTCCAGGCCATGGGCGAAGGCGGCGGCTGGCCGCTCAATGTCTTTCTGACGCCGGACCTCAAGCCATTTTACGGCGGGACTTATTTTCCTCCCGAACCCAAATATGGCCGGCCCAGTTTCCTTCAAGTGCTGGAGCGCATCCAGGATCTCTGGCAAACGCGCCGGGAAGATATCGGCAATTCAGCCGGCAAACTTCACGAGCATCTGGCGAACGCCACAGAACTGGAAGCCGCGCCAGGGATCTTGCTCACTCCTGCTATCCTCGAAACCGCGGCGCGCAAATTCAAATCGGAATACGATCCGCGCCACGGCGGTTTTGGCAACGCGCCGAAATTCCCCCGCCCCAGCCAGCCCGCGATTCTGCTGCGGCACGGCGTTCGGGCCGGCGACCCGGAAGCGATCAAAATGGTGTTGCACACCTGCGAACGCATGGCGGCCGGCGGCATGTACGATCAACTGGGCGGCGGCTTCGCGCGTTACTCCGTCGATGCCCAATGGCTCGTGCCGCATTTCGAGAAAATGCTCTATGACAACGCCCAGTTGGTCCACCTCTACCTCGACGCGCATTTGATCAGCGGCGAAGCCCGCTTCGCCGACACGGCCCGCGACATCCTCCGCTACATTCTGCGCGACATGACGCATCGCGAAGGCGGGTTTTACTCGGCGGAAGACGCGGACAGCGAAGGCAAGGAAGGCAAGTTTTACTGCTGGACACGCGACGAATTGTCGAAATTGCTCACAACGGAAGAATTCAACGTTGCCGTGCGTTTCTTCGGGATTACCGAGGCCGGCAATTTCGTAGACCATAGCGACCCCAATCCGCTCCCCAACCAAAATGTCCTCAGCATCGTCGATCCGAATCTTTCTCCCGGCGACCAGAGTCTGCTGGTCTCGGCGAAAAGGAAAATGTTCGACGCGCGGGCCAGACGCGTCCGTCCGCACCTCGACGACAAGGTTCTGGCTTCGTGGAACGGACTGATGCTCGGCGCCATCGCGCGCGCTTACGCCGTGCTCGGCGACGAAAACTACCGCGCCGCGGCGGAGAAGAATTTTTCTTTGCTCCAAGCCAAACTGTGGGATGCGAAAACCAAAACGTTGTATCACCGCTGGCGGGACGGCGAGCGCGACTCGGTGCAATTGCTCGATGCCTACGCGAATCTACTCGCCGGCACGATCGGTCTGTATGAGGCGACGCTGGCCGCGCAGCATCTCGAGTTTGCGCTGGCGCTCGCGGAATCGATGCTGGAAAAATTCTACGACCAAAAGGAAGGCGGTTTTTGGCAAAGCGCCGCTGATTCCAAAGATTTGATTCTGCGCATCAAGGAAGATTACGACGGCGCGGAGCCATCCGGAAACTCTGTGGCGGTTCTCGCGCTGTTGAAGTTGGCTGCGATCACCGACCGCCCCGAATTCAAGCAAGCCGCCGAAAAGACGCTGCGGCTTCTCGCTGAGCGCATGCAACAAATCCCGCAAGCCGTGCCGTATCTGCTGCTGGGGCTGGATTTCTGGCTCGAAGAACCGAAGCGGGTGGTGATCGCCGGTGACCCCAAGTCGCCGGTGACGCGCGAACTGTTGCGAGCGGCGCACACGGTGTATCAACCGGTCAAAGTGGTGCTCAGCAACACCGGACCGGTCGAGCCGTTCGCCACGACATTGCCGCTGCACGAAGGCAAACCTACGGCTTATCTCTGCACGGGCAAAGCCTGCCAGCCACCGACGCATGACCGAGAAACCGTAGCGAAGTTTTTGAAATAA
- a CDS encoding Rrf2 family transcriptional regulator: MKLSVKSDYAVRAVLGLAARFEQEVAVRAEDVAVEHGIPVNYLVQILIELKSKQIVKSQRGKDGGYLLARPPAEITFGDILRAVYGPILDSPALSDPQCGAEIREAWRRLGTAFEEAADAITFQQLLDARPDKEKMYYI; the protein is encoded by the coding sequence GTGAAACTCTCCGTGAAAAGCGATTACGCCGTGCGAGCCGTCCTAGGATTGGCCGCGCGCTTTGAACAAGAAGTCGCGGTTCGTGCCGAAGACGTGGCCGTCGAACATGGAATCCCGGTCAATTATCTGGTCCAGATTCTGATCGAGTTGAAGTCGAAACAAATCGTGAAAAGCCAGCGCGGCAAGGACGGCGGATACCTGCTGGCCCGTCCGCCGGCGGAGATTACGTTCGGCGACATTCTGCGCGCGGTTTACGGTCCCATCCTGGATTCCCCGGCCTTGAGCGATCCGCAGTGCGGCGCGGAGATTCGTGAAGCGTGGCGAAGACTCGGAACGGCCTTCGAGGAAGCCGCGGACGCCATTACTTTCCAGCAATTGCTCGACGCCCGCCCAGACAAGGAGAAGATGTACTACATCTGA